The following proteins are co-located in the Trichormus variabilis 0441 genome:
- the pgsA gene encoding CDP-diacylglycerol--glycerol-3-phosphate 3-phosphatidyltransferase, protein MTLPNWITFSRLLGVPFLLYGLYDSTPQARWVCVAIFLVAALTDWLDGYLARKLNQVSDLGKFLDPLVDKFLVLAPLLVLVELGKIPAWGVFLILARELAIAGWRVNQTTITGANIWGKLKTVSQIVAIALLIAPLSSDWQQVSLIAFWLSVALTLISGGIYLWPQKVSQAS, encoded by the coding sequence ATGACTTTACCCAACTGGATTACCTTCTCTCGTCTTCTTGGTGTGCCATTTCTGCTGTATGGTTTGTACGACTCTACACCACAGGCTAGGTGGGTATGTGTGGCAATTTTTTTAGTTGCTGCTTTGACTGATTGGTTAGATGGTTATCTAGCGCGGAAACTTAACCAAGTTAGTGATTTGGGTAAATTTCTTGATCCATTGGTAGATAAGTTTTTAGTGTTAGCGCCGTTATTGGTGTTGGTGGAGTTAGGGAAAATTCCGGCTTGGGGAGTGTTTTTGATTTTAGCGCGGGAATTGGCGATCGCTGGTTGGCGCGTTAATCAAACGACAATTACAGGGGCGAATATTTGGGGTAAGTTGAAAACTGTGAGTCAGATAGTAGCGATCGCTCTTTTAATTGCACCGCTATCATCAGATTGGCAACAAGTATCCTTAATTGCCTTTTGGCTTTCTGTGGCTTTGACATTAATCTCTGGCGGAATTTATCTCTGGCCGCAAAAAGTCAGTCAGGCTTCCTAG
- a CDS encoding S-methyl-5'-thioadenosine phosphorylase, translated as MAHAQIGIIGGSGLYKMEALKDVEEVQIETPFGSPSDALILGTLDGTRVAFLARHGRNHTLLPTELPFRANIYAMKQLGVEYLISASAVGSLKEEAKPLDMVVPDQFIDRTRNRISTFFGEGIVAHIAFGDPICKNLAGVLADAIASLNLPDVTLHKGGTYICMEGPAFSTKAESNLYRSWGATVIGMTNLPEAKLAREAEIAYATLALVTDYDCWHPDHDSVTVEMVIGNLLRNAVNAQKVIQETVRRLSENPPHSEAHSALKYAILTNLEKAPVATKEKLGLLLQKYL; from the coding sequence ATGGCTCACGCACAGATTGGGATTATTGGTGGTAGTGGTCTCTACAAAATGGAAGCCCTGAAAGATGTAGAAGAAGTACAAATCGAAACGCCTTTTGGTTCGCCCTCTGATGCGTTGATTTTGGGAACATTAGACGGAACAAGAGTAGCATTTTTAGCACGGCATGGTCGTAATCATACACTGTTACCTACAGAGTTACCCTTCCGTGCCAATATTTACGCTATGAAGCAATTGGGTGTGGAGTACTTAATTTCAGCTAGCGCCGTGGGTTCCTTGAAAGAAGAAGCTAAACCACTAGATATGGTAGTCCCAGATCAGTTTATTGATAGGACAAGAAATCGAATTTCGACGTTTTTTGGTGAAGGTATTGTGGCTCACATTGCCTTTGGCGACCCGATTTGCAAAAATTTAGCTGGGGTTTTAGCGGATGCGATCGCATCCTTAAATTTACCAGATGTCACACTCCACAAAGGTGGCACGTATATTTGCATGGAAGGCCCGGCATTTTCCACCAAAGCAGAATCTAATCTATATCGTAGTTGGGGTGCAACAGTCATCGGCATGACCAATTTACCAGAAGCCAAGTTAGCTAGAGAAGCAGAAATTGCCTATGCAACTTTGGCATTAGTCACAGATTACGATTGTTGGCATCCAGACCACGATAGTGTAACCGTGGAAATGGTAATTGGTAATTTACTACGCAATGCGGTTAATGCTCAAAAAGTTATTCAAGAAACCGTGCGGCGCTTGAGTGAAAATCCCCCACATAGTGAGGCTCATTCGGCTTTGAAATATGCGATTTTGACAAATTTAGAGAAAGCACCTGTGGCGACAAAAGAAAAGTTGGGCTTATTGTTGCAAAAGTATTTGTAA
- a CDS encoding MBOAT family O-acyltransferase, producing the protein MNFSEFSFWWVLLLFSIPYFTVRYVAKSLNLWKGSFDAIGLAAMSLLLFVNASRSSFAIFVCEIIFNYVMVWLMLRQQGWKAKAIATTVIVIDIVILAYFKYLNFFVEDVLGLLVPGLAANWQSKSIPGMGSIPPGLSFYTFQMVAFVVDSYTSRKKRAIGALDYVNFVSFFPQVVAGPIERRGDLFPQIESFRFKFTYDNFEAGFRWLSLGLFMKFVLADNISPYIKLEQTQNPWLVWFFAFLFTLQIYFDFGGYSFIALGLAKFLGVNLTINFLAPYTSQSINEFWRRWHVTLSTWFRDYVFLPLMGKNKQWAPFYLFLTFTLSGFWHGAAWNFVFWGAYHGLLLLIIRYAGRPFYKLVGQQRFLMPQFISWALTFGSVILGCLFFMETKTPRLLEKLQTILNPWTYSLANLGEAMSFFSGNEAIALGFTLALAITLLLMEHIGVWQQRECEYDLLLSPWVSRVLLALTVLLAANTPSPFIYFEF; encoded by the coding sequence TTGAATTTCTCAGAGTTTTCCTTCTGGTGGGTGCTGTTGCTGTTTAGCATCCCTTACTTTACAGTCCGGTATGTTGCTAAGTCCTTGAACCTGTGGAAAGGTTCCTTTGATGCCATCGGCTTAGCGGCTATGTCTTTGCTATTGTTTGTCAACGCTTCTCGTTCTAGTTTTGCCATTTTTGTTTGTGAAATCATCTTCAACTACGTCATGGTGTGGTTGATGTTGCGTCAACAGGGATGGAAAGCTAAAGCGATCGCCACAACTGTCATAGTTATAGATATTGTCATCCTGGCTTACTTCAAATACCTCAACTTTTTTGTCGAAGACGTTTTAGGGTTGTTAGTACCAGGATTAGCCGCCAATTGGCAATCCAAGAGTATTCCCGGTATGGGTTCCATCCCCCCAGGCTTATCTTTTTACACCTTCCAGATGGTGGCGTTTGTTGTTGACTCTTACACCAGCCGCAAAAAACGTGCCATTGGCGCATTAGATTACGTTAATTTCGTCTCCTTCTTCCCCCAAGTAGTAGCAGGCCCCATCGAACGCCGGGGTGATTTGTTTCCCCAAATTGAGTCATTCCGCTTTAAATTTACATACGACAACTTTGAAGCAGGCTTTCGCTGGTTGTCTCTAGGACTATTCATGAAATTTGTCCTAGCAGATAATATTTCACCTTATATCAAATTAGAGCAAACCCAAAACCCTTGGTTGGTATGGTTCTTTGCCTTCTTATTTACATTACAAATTTACTTTGATTTCGGCGGCTATAGTTTTATTGCTCTGGGTTTAGCAAAATTTTTAGGTGTTAACTTAACTATTAACTTTTTGGCTCCTTACACATCCCAAAGCATTAACGAGTTTTGGCGTAGGTGGCACGTCACCCTCAGCACTTGGTTTCGGGATTATGTCTTCTTGCCGCTCATGGGTAAGAACAAACAGTGGGCCCCATTTTATCTATTTCTCACCTTCACCCTTTCGGGATTCTGGCATGGAGCCGCCTGGAACTTCGTCTTCTGGGGTGCTTACCACGGACTATTGTTATTAATTATACGTTACGCCGGACGACCTTTTTACAAACTTGTGGGACAGCAACGGTTCCTCATGCCCCAGTTTATTTCTTGGGCATTAACCTTTGGTTCAGTAATCTTGGGATGTCTGTTTTTCATGGAAACCAAGACACCAAGACTATTGGAGAAGTTGCAAACAATCCTGAATCCTTGGACTTATTCCCTAGCCAATCTTGGCGAAGCCATGAGCTTCTTCAGTGGTAACGAAGCGATCGCACTAGGTTTTACCCTAGCATTAGCCATCACCTTGTTACTCATGGAACACATTGGAGTCTGGCAACAACGGGAATGTGAATATGACTTGTTACTCTCCCCCTGGGTTTCGCGGGTGCTGTTGGCTTTAACCGTCTTACTAGCTGCGAATACACCATCGCCCTTTATCTACTTTGAGTTCTAA
- a CDS encoding acyl-CoA dehydrogenase, whose product MQPLKQYWIAEALEKDLGDPTNPNNVMSFKQVIDLDEREEFPHEIINWLYNWKLQHYYIPTECGGEFTSFDEFIAFVRVLSRRDQTAAIAFTTMFWSYLTWMAGTDEQKRILSSFMKDANGAMCLAYSEKAHGSDLLASDVRATKVPGGYILNGEKWPINRATISGVTFVLAKTDEEGGARSLSLFMVEKSKIDPANYSHLPKIFTHGVRGSDMSGIKFENCFIPESMRLGAEGAGLELALKGFQITRALCAAFSQGAADTALRTTLKFALGRQLYGKTVYDMPQPKRTLTDGFLDILICDCATIGVARGFNTMPEQISVWSAVVKYFVTTTLETVVQNVSVVLGSRFYMREEHDYGIFQKVLRDNAIISMFDGSTVVNLHALLLQLRQLTKSRVRNAGRNQENLQARLAATFDLTQPLPAFDGKKLELVNRGGDDVLQGLGLALTSLIDLKTDSSLNGEVLQQIIQLTEIVQEELNTLDHQITESNFQFGHEQAPEVFDIAKQYCVLHAAASSVHMWLHNRHHLGDFFSNGEWLALGLRKLLLTFRPAKALPERIDDTAVAQELVRLYTDNRMFSIVPFQLANPQLQETTTDATQRLQLQA is encoded by the coding sequence ATGCAGCCACTCAAGCAATATTGGATTGCAGAAGCATTAGAAAAGGATTTGGGCGACCCTACTAATCCAAATAATGTGATGTCGTTCAAACAGGTAATTGACCTGGACGAACGAGAAGAGTTTCCCCACGAGATTATTAATTGGCTCTACAACTGGAAACTCCAACACTATTACATTCCCACGGAATGCGGCGGTGAATTTACCTCCTTTGATGAGTTTATCGCCTTTGTGCGCGTCCTTTCCCGCCGTGACCAAACCGCAGCGATCGCCTTCACTACCATGTTCTGGTCATACCTCACATGGATGGCAGGCACAGACGAGCAGAAGCGCATCCTGTCAAGCTTCATGAAAGATGCCAACGGGGCTATGTGTCTGGCTTATTCAGAAAAAGCCCACGGTAGCGATTTACTCGCCAGTGATGTGAGAGCAACAAAAGTTCCTGGCGGCTACATCCTCAACGGTGAAAAATGGCCGATTAACCGCGCCACCATCTCCGGCGTTACCTTCGTTCTAGCTAAAACCGACGAAGAAGGGGGTGCGCGTAGCTTATCCCTATTCATGGTAGAAAAGAGCAAAATCGACCCCGCCAACTATAGCCACCTACCAAAAATCTTTACCCACGGCGTGCGCGGTTCGGATATGAGTGGGATCAAATTTGAGAACTGCTTCATCCCCGAATCTATGCGCTTGGGAGCAGAAGGAGCAGGACTAGAACTAGCACTCAAAGGCTTCCAAATCACCCGCGCCCTGTGTGCTGCCTTTTCCCAAGGGGCTGCTGATACTGCCCTACGGACTACCCTCAAATTTGCCTTGGGACGACAGCTATACGGCAAGACCGTCTATGATATGCCCCAACCCAAGCGCACTTTAACCGATGGGTTTCTAGATATCCTGATTTGCGACTGTGCCACCATCGGCGTGGCTCGTGGCTTTAACACCATGCCAGAGCAAATCAGCGTTTGGTCAGCAGTGGTGAAATACTTCGTCACCACGACCCTAGAAACAGTCGTGCAGAATGTCTCCGTCGTTTTGGGTTCACGCTTTTATATGCGTGAAGAACACGACTACGGCATTTTCCAAAAAGTACTGCGGGATAACGCCATCATCAGTATGTTTGATGGCAGTACTGTAGTTAACCTCCATGCCCTGTTGCTGCAACTACGTCAGCTTACCAAGTCCCGCGTCAGAAATGCTGGACGCAACCAGGAAAACTTACAAGCCCGTCTAGCAGCCACCTTTGACTTAACCCAACCCTTACCCGCCTTTGATGGTAAGAAGTTGGAACTAGTCAACCGAGGCGGTGACGACGTTCTCCAAGGACTGGGTTTAGCACTGACATCTCTAATTGATTTAAAGACAGACTCCAGCCTCAATGGGGAGGTGTTGCAGCAAATTATCCAACTAACCGAAATAGTACAGGAGGAATTAAATACTCTTGATCATCAGATTACAGAGTCTAACTTCCAGTTTGGGCATGAGCAAGCGCCAGAAGTCTTCGACATAGCCAAACAATACTGCGTCCTGCACGCGGCTGCTAGCTCTGTCCATATGTGGCTTCACAACCGCCATCATTTGGGAGACTTCTTTAGTAATGGCGAGTGGTTGGCACTCGGCCTACGCAAACTGCTGTTGACCTTCCGCCCAGCTAAAGCCTTACCAGAGCGGATTGATGATACAGCAGTTGCCCAAGAGTTAGTCCGGTTGTATACCGACAATCGGATGTTTTCCATCGTTCCCTTTCAATTAGCAAACCCTCAACTACAAGAGACTACGACTGATGCAACTCAAAGACTCCAACTCCAAGCCTAG
- a CDS encoding acyl carrier protein, which produces MQLKDSNSKPSTNNAVDTIQEWLVNQIATQLSIKAQTIKVTEPLTRYGLDSIDSVTIVGELEDWLDAELPPTLLWDYPTIEKASQYLVNEVGVTPAETTTAEPVANQPKEEAPKEKAWGGLWNKISGS; this is translated from the coding sequence ATGCAACTCAAAGACTCCAACTCCAAGCCTAGTACTAATAACGCCGTTGACACCATCCAAGAGTGGTTAGTTAACCAGATTGCTACACAACTGAGCATTAAAGCTCAAACCATCAAAGTAACTGAACCCTTGACTCGCTACGGTCTAGACTCCATTGATTCAGTTACCATCGTTGGTGAATTAGAAGACTGGCTCGATGCAGAACTACCCCCCACTTTACTTTGGGACTACCCCACCATTGAAAAAGCCTCTCAATATTTGGTGAACGAAGTAGGTGTAACACCTGCGGAAACAACAACGGCCGAACCTGTCGCCAATCAACCCAAAGAAGAAGCCCCCAAAGAAAAAGCTTGGGGCGGTTTGTGGAACAAAATCAGTGGCAGTTAA
- a CDS encoding YgfZ/GcvT domain-containing protein, which yields MPTSAIDGKDTAAIQAATAEVAVYDRSTWGLIRVSDDDRLRFLHNQSTNDFQSLKPGQGCDTVMVTSTARTIDLVSSYVLDDAVILLVSPSRREFLLQWLDRYIFFADKVQLTDITEETATFSIIGPGSDAVVEKLGAGGIIGQPQGNHITIDGGAIVAVGSGLASPGYTLILPVSQKQQVWQQIIDSGAVELSDRAWDTLRILQGRPAPDSELTDDYNPLEVGLWQTISFNKGCYIGQETIARLNTYKGVKQYLWGIRLNAPTEIGDTITIGDEKVGKLTSYTETPDGYFGLGYIRSKAGGVGLKVQVGNSEGEVIAIPFVSHEYP from the coding sequence ATGCCGACATCTGCAATAGACGGTAAAGACACAGCCGCTATCCAAGCCGCAACAGCAGAAGTTGCTGTATATGATCGCTCCACTTGGGGACTTATCCGTGTTTCTGATGATGACCGTTTGCGGTTTTTACACAATCAAAGTACTAATGATTTCCAGAGTCTAAAGCCAGGACAGGGCTGTGATACGGTGATGGTGACATCTACAGCCCGTACTATAGATTTGGTGAGTAGTTATGTTCTTGATGATGCAGTCATACTTTTAGTTTCCCCTAGTCGTCGGGAGTTTTTGCTACAATGGCTAGATCGCTATATCTTTTTTGCTGATAAGGTACAGTTAACTGATATTACTGAGGAAACTGCCACTTTTAGTATTATTGGGCCGGGTAGTGATGCTGTAGTGGAAAAATTGGGTGCGGGAGGAATTATCGGTCAACCCCAAGGTAATCATATTACTATCGATGGCGGTGCGATCGTTGCGGTGGGTAGTGGCTTGGCTTCTCCTGGATATACGTTGATTTTGCCAGTGTCCCAAAAACAGCAAGTATGGCAGCAAATTATCGATTCAGGGGCGGTAGAATTGAGCGATCGCGCTTGGGATACTTTACGCATATTACAAGGAAGACCAGCACCAGACTCAGAATTGACGGACGATTATAATCCTTTGGAAGTGGGTTTATGGCAGACTATTTCTTTTAACAAGGGTTGCTATATCGGGCAAGAAACCATCGCCAGATTAAATACATATAAAGGTGTCAAACAATATCTTTGGGGTATTCGTCTTAACGCTCCAACAGAAATTGGAGATACTATTACTATTGGTGATGAGAAAGTTGGTAAACTCACCAGTTATACAGAAACTCCTGATGGTTATTTTGGACTAGGTTACATTCGTAGTAAAGCTGGTGGTGTGGGCTTAAAAGTCCAGGTAGGAAACAGCGAGGGAGAAGTAATTGCTATCCCCTTTGTTTCTCATGAATACCCATAA
- a CDS encoding class I SAM-dependent methyltransferase has protein sequence MSAQTIGLDEQLYDYLLTNSVREPEILWKLRQETANHPNGRMQISPEQGQFMRLLVQLLGAKKTLEVGVFTGYSSLSVALALPDDGKIVACDVSEEFTAIARRYWQQAGVADKIDLRLAPALLTLDALLADGQAGTFDFAFIDADKENYDGYYERALQLVRPGGLIAIDNVLWSGRVADPQIQDESTRIIRALNQKLHDDERVTLSLVPIGDGLTLALKRGYTD, from the coding sequence ATGTCAGCACAGACTATTGGACTTGATGAACAACTCTACGATTACCTTTTAACTAACTCTGTTAGAGAACCGGAAATTCTCTGGAAACTGCGTCAAGAAACAGCCAACCATCCCAATGGGAGAATGCAGATATCCCCGGAACAAGGACAGTTTATGAGGCTGTTGGTACAGTTGTTGGGAGCAAAGAAAACCCTGGAAGTTGGTGTGTTTACTGGTTATAGTTCCTTATCTGTAGCCTTGGCTTTACCTGATGATGGCAAGATTGTTGCTTGTGATGTGAGTGAAGAATTTACGGCGATCGCTCGGCGTTATTGGCAACAAGCAGGAGTTGCAGATAAAATCGACTTGCGCCTAGCCCCAGCCTTGCTGACATTAGATGCGCTGTTGGCAGATGGACAAGCAGGAACATTTGATTTTGCCTTTATCGATGCAGATAAGGAAAATTATGACGGTTATTATGAACGCGCCTTGCAATTAGTCCGTCCTGGAGGCTTAATTGCCATTGATAATGTTTTATGGTCTGGAAGAGTTGCTGATCCTCAAATTCAAGATGAGAGTACCCGAATTATTCGTGCTTTAAATCAAAAGTTACATGATGACGAAAGGGTAACACTTTCTTTAGTCCCCATTGGTGATGGACTGACTTTAGCACTCAAGCGGGGTTATACCGATTAG
- a CDS encoding HTTM domain-containing protein: MAANEGISRNILTKKLDDVFGLDLRSLAAFRIGISLILLTDLGIRFSDYIAHYTDAGVMPRILLADISKPWHWSLHAISGEPIFQKVLFGIAAVMALLMLVGYRTRIATIASWVLLISLHNRNPALIFAADDVLRALMFWAMFLPLGASYSIESALNTNTRKLPERIVSGATFALICQQCFIYIFSAAFKTKSPVWVDGSAVYYSLSFDQYTTPLGHFLLNFPPLLTLFTYVTLVLEWVGPLLLFIPFRNSFFRMCAVTTFILLHAGFGLTLNLGIFPFLSIFSWLTFLPSSFWNGLHKRLQTPERQGLTIYFDADCGFCKKVVHLLRTLLILPGTPLLMAQEYPDIHTDMQTYNSWVVEDWQGNRHFKFEGIAYIVSLSPIFRFLVPLLTWKPVMAVGTKFYEIIASNRKIAGNFTKPFKFKPIQIRSSRILNILALLLLLYTFVWNISSYSPDAFKRKVWQSTEFIGRATRLDQSWSIFAPAPPRDDGWHVIPGRLQDGTEVDIFRGGSPLSWDKPDLGLRSAIYQNMQWRTYFINLNRAIGKKLYPFYGKYLCRTWNAQHTNGQSLKSFDIYFMSERTVPPGKQQNVEKKQTWQQSCSQ; encoded by the coding sequence ATGGCTGCAAATGAAGGAATATCTAGAAACATATTGACAAAAAAGCTAGATGATGTATTTGGGCTGGATTTGCGATCGCTAGCGGCTTTTCGTATCGGTATCTCATTAATTCTTCTGACTGATTTGGGCATTCGTTTCAGCGACTACATTGCCCACTACACCGATGCAGGCGTTATGCCCCGCATCTTACTAGCAGACATCAGCAAACCTTGGCACTGGTCACTCCACGCTATTAGTGGCGAACCCATCTTCCAGAAGGTGTTGTTTGGCATTGCGGCTGTGATGGCGCTTTTAATGCTAGTGGGATATCGCACGCGGATTGCCACCATTGCCTCTTGGGTTTTGCTTATCTCCCTCCACAACCGGAATCCGGCACTGATTTTTGCCGCCGATGATGTGTTGCGTGCGCTGATGTTTTGGGCAATGTTTCTACCTCTGGGCGCTAGTTACTCCATTGAAAGCGCTTTGAATACTAATACTCGCAAGTTACCAGAAAGGATAGTTTCTGGGGCTACTTTTGCCTTAATTTGCCAGCAGTGCTTTATTTATATATTCTCTGCCGCCTTCAAAACCAAAAGCCCAGTCTGGGTTGATGGTAGTGCTGTTTACTATTCTCTCAGTTTTGACCAATACACCACTCCTCTAGGCCACTTCCTGCTCAACTTTCCACCACTATTAACCCTGTTTACCTACGTTACCTTGGTGCTGGAATGGGTAGGGCCTTTACTGCTGTTTATTCCCTTCCGTAACAGCTTCTTTCGGATGTGTGCTGTTACTACCTTCATCTTGCTGCACGCAGGATTTGGCTTAACTTTGAACTTGGGGATTTTCCCATTCTTAAGCATCTTCAGTTGGTTAACCTTCCTCCCCAGTTCCTTTTGGAATGGTCTGCACAAGCGCCTACAAACACCAGAACGTCAAGGCTTAACGATTTACTTCGATGCTGATTGTGGTTTTTGTAAAAAAGTAGTGCATCTTTTACGGACACTGCTGATTTTGCCAGGAACGCCGTTACTGATGGCGCAAGAATACCCAGATATCCATACTGATATGCAAACCTACAATTCCTGGGTAGTGGAAGATTGGCAGGGAAACCGACATTTCAAATTTGAGGGAATAGCCTACATCGTTAGTCTCTCCCCTATATTCCGCTTTCTGGTTCCCCTACTCACATGGAAACCAGTCATGGCAGTAGGTACAAAATTTTATGAAATAATTGCTTCTAACCGCAAAATTGCAGGTAATTTCACCAAACCCTTTAAATTTAAACCAATACAGATACGCTCATCACGGATTCTGAATATTTTGGCGCTGCTATTGCTGTTGTACACTTTTGTCTGGAATATCAGTAGTTACTCGCCTGATGCCTTCAAGCGCAAAGTTTGGCAAAGTACAGAATTTATCGGCCGGGCTACACGCCTAGACCAATCCTGGAGTATCTTTGCACCCGCACCCCCCAGAGATGACGGTTGGCACGTAATTCCAGGTCGTTTGCAAGATGGAACTGAGGTGGATATTTTCCGGGGAGGAAGTCCATTAAGTTGGGATAAACCAGACTTGGGCTTACGAAGTGCCATTTACCAAAATATGCAATGGCGTACATATTTTATTAATTTGAATCGGGCGATCGGTAAAAAGCTCTACCCATTCTACGGAAAATATCTGTGCCGTACTTGGAATGCTCAACATACTAATGGGCAAAGTCTGAAAAGCTTTGATATTTACTTCATGAGTGAGCGTACTGTACCGCCAGGTAAACAGCAAAATGTTGAGAAAAAACAAACTTGGCAACAGTCTTGTTCTCAATAA
- a CDS encoding fatty acyl-AMP ligase — translation MTNVSTLVELLRARATHEPDNLAYMFLIDGKTEGPKLTYAELDHLARAIGALLQKHNAKGERVLLLYPQGLDVMAAFLGSLYGGVIAIPAPPPDAGRLKRALPRLRAIVKDANAKFVFTNHHLLSVLQAAKLDFPEFEEMTWFASEDIDLELADQWQDPQITPDTLAYLQYTSGSTSTPKGVMISHHNIMHHCAYLQKACGYDAESVSITWMPYFHDYGLVEGLTVPIYNGHPCYVMSPMAFIKQPVRWLQAISRYRGTHSQAPNFAYEQCVRRVTDAQLATLNLSSWVAAGNAAEPINPRVLEEFFEKFAPSGFKWETFAPAYGLAENTLLVSTSPRNTPPVLCLVEKTKIEQNKIVEATTWDDGVRAIPGCGRLVCETQVAIVNPDTLTRCAADEVGEVWVADPSVAGGYWQRPQESESTFRAKITGNNEVSFLRTGDLGFIKGGELFITGRIKDLIIIRGTNHYPQDLEWTVQEIHPALRPDYGAAFSIDVDGVEQLVIVQEVKRKPEEEFNTDEVLTNIRQAIAEIHELQAYAVVLVKPGNVLKTSSGKIQRRACKASFLAGELEVLADWSENPKYTASYRRLQGEVDSLLEKVQVTH, via the coding sequence ATGACAAACGTCTCTACCCTGGTTGAACTGCTACGCGCTCGTGCTACTCATGAGCCGGACAACCTCGCCTATATGTTTCTCATTGACGGGAAAACAGAAGGCCCAAAGTTAACATACGCAGAATTGGATCATCTAGCCCGTGCCATTGGTGCATTATTGCAGAAACACAATGCTAAAGGTGAGCGTGTTTTGCTGCTCTACCCCCAGGGATTAGACGTAATGGCAGCATTTTTGGGCAGTCTTTATGGTGGAGTCATCGCCATCCCAGCACCCCCTCCTGATGCTGGTAGATTGAAACGGGCTTTGCCTCGGTTACGGGCAATTGTTAAGGATGCCAACGCTAAATTTGTCTTCACCAACCACCACCTTTTGAGTGTTCTGCAAGCAGCCAAGTTGGACTTTCCCGAATTTGAAGAGATGACTTGGTTTGCCAGTGAAGATATTGATTTAGAACTAGCAGACCAATGGCAAGACCCGCAAATTACCCCAGATACCCTGGCATATTTGCAATACACATCAGGCTCGACTTCCACACCAAAGGGTGTGATGATTAGCCACCACAACATTATGCACCACTGCGCTTATCTACAAAAAGCCTGTGGTTATGATGCTGAAAGTGTTTCCATCACCTGGATGCCATATTTCCACGATTATGGGCTAGTAGAAGGTTTGACCGTACCCATTTACAACGGACATCCTTGCTATGTCATGTCCCCAATGGCATTTATCAAACAGCCTGTACGCTGGCTACAAGCGATTTCTCGCTATCGCGGTACTCATAGTCAGGCTCCTAACTTTGCTTATGAACAGTGTGTTCGTCGCGTCACCGATGCACAACTAGCTACCTTAAATCTCAGTAGTTGGGTAGCAGCAGGAAACGCCGCCGAACCGATTAACCCTAGAGTTTTAGAAGAGTTTTTTGAGAAGTTTGCCCCCAGTGGGTTCAAGTGGGAAACCTTTGCACCCGCTTATGGATTGGCAGAAAATACACTGTTGGTTTCTACCAGCCCTAGAAATACACCACCTGTTCTGTGTTTGGTAGAAAAAACCAAAATTGAGCAGAACAAAATTGTGGAAGCCACTACCTGGGACGATGGAGTCCGGGCTATCCCTGGATGCGGTCGCCTAGTTTGTGAGACGCAAGTCGCTATAGTCAACCCAGATACCTTAACTCGTTGCGCGGCGGATGAAGTCGGCGAGGTATGGGTAGCAGACCCCAGTGTAGCGGGTGGTTATTGGCAACGCCCCCAGGAAAGTGAAAGTACCTTCCGTGCCAAGATTACCGGAAATAATGAAGTCTCCTTCCTCCGCACAGGTGACTTGGGCTTTATCAAGGGTGGTGAATTGTTCATCACTGGACGCATCAAAGACTTAATCATTATCCGGGGGACTAATCATTATCCCCAAGACTTGGAATGGACTGTACAGGAAATTCACCCAGCCCTACGCCCAGACTACGGTGCAGCTTTTTCCATCGATGTGGATGGTGTCGAACAACTGGTGATTGTACAGGAAGTCAAACGCAAACCAGAAGAAGAGTTTAACACAGATGAGGTATTGACTAATATTCGGCAAGCGATCGCCGAAATCCACGAGCTACAAGCATATGCTGTGGTTCTTGTCAAGCCTGGAAATGTCCTCAAAACCTCCAGTGGCAAAATTCAACGACGCGCTTGCAAAGCCAGTTTCCTCGCCGGTGAGTTGGAAGTTTTAGCCGATTGGAGCGAAAACCCCAAATACACCGCCAGCTATCGGCGACTACAAGGGGAGGTAGACTCTTTGCTGGAAAAGGTGCAAGTTACTCACTAA